From the Chthoniobacterales bacterium genome, one window contains:
- the mpl gene encoding UDP-N-acetylmuramate:L-alanyl-gamma-D-glutamyl-meso-diaminopimelate ligase, with amino-acid sequence MISGARNFHFIGICGTAMGAVAAALRERGFIVTGSDENVYPPMSTFLESQGIALFAGFRPENIPEGAEVIVIGNAMKRGNPEVEAVLNRKLYYVSLPEILKELFLRSRHNLVVTGTHGKTTTTALLAWILSVAKLDPGFIIGGIPKNLGKGAHLNDSKYYVIEGDEYDTAFFDKRSKFVHYLPELLIVNNIEFDHADIFNNLDEIKLSFRRLFNIVPQNGMILLNGDDANCVDVARQLQPLLAQIEEVGFSANCARRIREASYSANGSSFILGEDKFELPLVGEFNVRNAAMAVSAARFYGVSLANIRKALKSFKGIARRQELRGEVRGIKVIDDFAHHPTAIRETIRALQHRYPGSRIWAVFEPRSNTTRRAIFQEELPDALKLADGVFISQIARLEQIPAKERLDPQAVMKSIAAAGRPAFYEPDAAHIIEKLVPLVKEKDVVAVFSNGGFDGIHEKLLAALAAVKR; translated from the coding sequence GTGATTTCAGGGGCACGAAATTTTCATTTCATCGGGATTTGCGGCACGGCGATGGGAGCTGTGGCGGCGGCCTTGCGCGAACGCGGCTTCATCGTCACCGGCTCCGACGAGAACGTTTACCCGCCGATGTCGACCTTTCTTGAGAGTCAGGGCATCGCCTTGTTCGCCGGGTTTCGCCCGGAAAATATCCCGGAAGGCGCCGAAGTGATCGTCATCGGAAACGCGATGAAACGCGGCAACCCGGAGGTGGAAGCGGTCCTGAATCGGAAGCTTTATTACGTCTCGCTTCCCGAGATCCTGAAAGAACTGTTCCTGCGGAGCCGGCACAATCTTGTCGTCACCGGCACCCACGGAAAGACCACCACGACCGCGCTCCTCGCCTGGATCCTCAGCGTGGCGAAGCTCGATCCCGGTTTCATCATCGGGGGCATCCCGAAAAATCTCGGGAAAGGCGCGCATCTCAACGACTCGAAATATTACGTGATCGAAGGCGACGAATACGACACGGCCTTCTTCGATAAGCGCTCGAAGTTCGTCCACTACCTGCCCGAATTACTGATCGTAAACAACATCGAGTTCGATCACGCGGACATCTTTAACAACCTCGACGAAATCAAGCTCAGTTTCCGCCGCCTCTTCAACATCGTCCCGCAAAACGGCATGATCCTGTTGAACGGCGACGACGCGAACTGCGTGGACGTGGCTCGCCAGTTGCAGCCCTTGCTGGCGCAGATCGAGGAGGTGGGGTTCTCCGCCAATTGCGCCCGCCGAATCCGCGAAGCCTCTTATTCGGCGAACGGCTCGAGCTTCATCCTCGGCGAAGACAAATTCGAGCTGCCGCTCGTCGGCGAGTTTAATGTGCGGAATGCGGCCATGGCCGTCTCGGCCGCGCGCTTTTACGGCGTGTCGCTGGCGAACATCCGGAAGGCGCTCAAGAGCTTCAAGGGGATCGCGCGCCGGCAGGAGCTGCGCGGCGAAGTGCGCGGGATCAAGGTAATCGACGATTTCGCGCACCATCCCACTGCGATCCGCGAGACCATCCGTGCGCTCCAGCATCGTTATCCCGGCTCCCGAATCTGGGCGGTGTTCGAGCCCCGATCGAACACGACGCGGCGCGCAATTTTTCAGGAGGAGCTGCCCGATGCGCTAAAGCTGGCCGATGGCGTTTTCATTTCTCAGATCGCGCGCCTTGAACAGATCCCTGCCAAAGAACGGCTCGATCCTCAGGCGGTGATGAAATCGATTGCCGCCGCGGGCCGTCCGGCTTTCTACGAACCGGATGCGGCCCACATTATCGAGAAACTGGTTCCGCTCGTGAAAGAGAAGGACGTGGTTGCGGTTTTCAGCAACGGCGGATTTGATGGCATCCATGAAAAGCTGCTCGCCGCACTGGCCGCGGTGAAACGTTAG